The following proteins come from a genomic window of Dreissena polymorpha isolate Duluth1 chromosome 1, UMN_Dpol_1.0, whole genome shotgun sequence:
- the LOC127843980 gene encoding uncharacterized protein LOC127843980, with the protein MSRKRQPPAGSWEIQRLGSEEALRCPLCLETFETPRALACLHTFCEPCLEYYIQDLKSSVKDGKLDKIQCPICKHQTVPPDVLKHPHAMVKDFPLNHYILPLLDGLTPRGRSRDAARGKRGVNFVQCCGSCTERGRAVEAVAYCQDCEDFQCAECIENHTKIKMLSSHRIIGTDRMANGSETAKSLEKHNICIFHQNQDARFYCANHDVLLCSDCTIARHKACEILTEFEDLGLKIKQGDQQKKLKENMKGLQKGLNDMIEAMRTNNYGLKRESEEIPKRIQNMKAKVIRLFQYLEETADEKILNFKEEYFKRNAEMAYRFKQLLVSIEASNAAMETVLEHGTYQQMFRTFHKLKAQLQEYDDMVKVEKEKLTCVTIQLKMEDALDTVVSALDQLGDVFIQSIKPDLAELPPLLFARREDSFDDLKPELVKTALLKTPDVNITRDCIAATYMDKKLALVFEVKNRTWFSYTLSLVSTDKMEEIHTQDLKRDPKNIICIDSNNLAITFPKGGFIEFYLFTARRKKKPMKLELNHTVKCDIRDTIVTRYNKKEFALSTCNHFGTMTHEGVVQQMFYYSISLRVRETDFWSTQLIVEHIVVDFKKKRVYVAASKPDKLFSFTTRGEVMFDLAFDWPIKCLDLDPEGNVIVCSGTESAGKVSEISPNTGKLLKVVATNETHTPQLTCYNKKGSDFYLIQNGKKTRLDKYRYNINEDEDLFHDD; encoded by the exons ATGTCGAGGAAACGCCAGCCGCCAGCGGGTTCTTGGGAGATCCAGAGGCTCGGATCGGAAGAGGCGCTGAGGTGCCCGCTGTGTCTGGAGACATTCGAGACGCCACGGGCTCTCGCTTGCCTGCACACGTTCTGTGAGCCCTGTCTGGAATACTACATACAG GACCTTAAGTCGTCGGTGAAGGACGGGAAGTTGGACAAGATACAGTGTCCGATCTGCAAACACCAGACGGTGCCGCCGGATGTGCTTAAACACCCACATGCCATGGTGAAAGATTTCCCGCTCAATCATTATATTCTTCCGCTCCTGGATGGGTTAACACCTCGGGGCCGCTCGCGAGACGCCGCACGCGGGAAACGCGGCGTGAATTTCGTGCAGTGTTGCGGCTCCTGTACCGAGAGAGGGCGCGCGGTGGAGGCGGTAGCGTATTGTCAAGACTGCGAGGATTTTCAGTGCGCGGAATGTATCGAAAACCATACGAAAATTAAAATGCTCTCGAGTCACCGCATAATTGGTACAGACCGCATGGCGAACGGATCAGAGACGGCGAAATCGCTGGAGAAGCATAATATTTGCATCTTCCACCAGAATCAAGATGCGAGGTTTTATTGCGCCAATCATGACGTGCTGCTGTGTAGCGATTGCACCATAGCGCGCCACAAAGCTTGCGAAATCCTTACTGAGTTCGAAGATCTTGGTCTAAAGATTAAACAAGGCGATCAGCAGAAGAAACTAAAAGAAAACATGAAAGGCCTTCAGAAGGGTCTTAACGACATGATCGAAGCGATGCGGACAAATAATTATGGACTCAAGCGAGAATCGGAAGAAATTCCAAAAAGGATTCAAAACATGAAGGCAAAGGTTATACGTTTGTTCCAGTACCTGGAGGAAACGGCGGACGAGAAGATACTCAATTTCAAAGAAGAATACTTCAAAAGAAACGCGGAAATGGCTTACAGGTTCAAGCAGCTTCTCGTTTCCATCGAGGCTTCAAATGCCGCCATGGAGACGGTTCTCGAACACGGGACCTACCAGCAGATGTTCCGGACGTTCCACAAACTCAAGGCGCAGCTCCAGGAGTACGACGACATGGTAAAGGTCGAGAAGGAGAAGCTGACGTGCGTCACGATACAACTGAAGATGGAGGATGCGCTCGATACCGTAGTCAGCGCTCTCGACCAACTAGGCGACGTCTTTATACAGAGTATCAAGCCAGATCTCGCCGAGCTTCCGCCTTTGTTGTTCGCGAGACGAGAAGATAGCTTCGATGATCTCAAGCCGGAACTCGTGAAAACTGCGCTGCTGAAGACGCCCGATGTGAACATAACGAGGGACTGCATCGCAGCAACGTACATGGACAAGAAACTTGCGCTGGTGTTTGAAGTAAAGAACAGGACATGGTTTTCATACACACTTTCGCTGGTTAGCACCGACAAAATGGAAGAAATCCACACACAGGATCTGAAAAGGGACCCAAAGAACATCATATGCATCGATTCCAACAACCTGGCAATAACGTTCCCTAAGGGCGGTTTCATAGAATTCTACCTGTTTACAGCCAGACGGAAAAAGAAACCCATGAAATTAGAGCTGAATCACACGGTGAAATGCGACATTCGTGACACAATTGTGACCAGATACAACAAAAAAGAGTTCGCACTGAGTACATGCAACCATTTCGGGACGATGACGCACGAGGGCGTGGTGCAGCAGATGTTCTACTACAGCATCAGCCTGCGTGTGCGCGAGACGGACTTCTGGTCCACCCAG TTGATTGTCGAACACATTGTTGTGGATTTCAAAAAGAAACGAGTATATGTAGCTGCAAGTAAGCCAGACAAGTTATTTTCATTTACCACGCGCGGTGAAGTCATGTTTGACCTCGCTTTTGATTGGCCAATCAAGTGTCTCGATCTTGACCCGGAAGGAAACGTCATAGTCTGCAGCGGCACAGAAAGCGCAGGAAAAGTGAGCGAAATATCACCGAACACGGGGAAACTGTTGAAAGTAGTTGCAACAAACGAGACGCATACTCCGCAGCTCACGTGTTATAATAAAAAAGGAAGCGACTTCTATCTTATTCAGAATGGAAAGAAAACACGGCTAGACAAATACCGATATAACATAAATGAGGACGAAGATTTGTTTCACGACGACTAG